From one Gammaproteobacteria bacterium genomic stretch:
- a CDS encoding leucine-rich repeat protein encodes MPVVASALFLAALEACDPGGVAEPEASLEIVPDSVTLTHIGQQFAFTVRGRGGTGLGQVRWSSRDTTVFVVDGNGSATARGNGVAYVQASDLKSADQALVQVRQAADALEPFGEGQQAARGLSPPDPVGVRVLDAGGAPVSGVAVRFEAGVGGGRVEPGVVHSDSAGLAAAQWTLGPEPGRQTLAVSAEGVAEIEIAATALEPDEAVASFEVQLGEGRWAWSGRALAEPIVVAALDEGGRPVPGATVRFEPEAGSGRVDPETVATDSVGVASTNWTLGATHGLQTLSVSTGGVTVEVNATARDPDGAVASIETHSGEQQWALAGHALPDPVSVRVVDEGGEPVWGATVTFEAEAGSGGAHPGTATTDSLGLATTVWTLGQTLGVQRLGVTAGGAAMTFEATAVSDEGVCNRTPVVSAEIARRARVGSCAEVTEEMLGRITSLDLGGKGITRLRSGDFEGLVAMRSLFLNVNRLQELPPDLLQGLPSLSKLWLGFNPLGELPPDIFAGLTNLAELVLSTAGLATLPPGVFDDLAGLERLYLDDNSFESLPPDAFASMSELKVLYLSENELRELPPELLKPTTQLELLFAGRNRLTRVPEGVFAGLSKLRTLDLTTNWIEDLSPGAFEGLSSLEGIRLETNRLYSLPPRLFAGLSSLRYVRLFGNPGIPFPVHAHLVRADTSDLLAPGPARVELRVPGGAPFAFRVPLSVQRGSASSGFLAVEVGDTVGRAVEVTPTGAEAVYLSLGAPPTPPEGFNEFRVVAGDPIALFAEAGNRTPVIRSVVPAHRLQASGPTARLALAEYFGDPDGDSLVYEAKSGDPRVAGVRIDGGTLWLEPGAVDTTEVEVTATDPEGLRAVQRFRTWVVPAPDPGAFNIELIFGPGFTEEAKEEIRRAAERWTEVVVGDLPDVPVDGEGPEYCTNRAPTPRLTGVVDDLLIYMHMRPGDGRSIGLATECSRREESGLAIIGANWFSGVFHSPPHNYTFHGTAMHEIGHVLGIGDWEIKDWHNDPHFPGPLAVAAFDAAGGKGYAGAKVPVEDQATLGGSGKWIHWRRRVMPDDVMSLGSGELVTAITVQALADLGHEVDVSKADPYTLPTQAQGDVGGGSVDAGGVELEVTVDDVIRVPVEVVDRDGKVVRVIRP; translated from the coding sequence TTGCCGGTTGTCGCCTCGGCGCTGTTCCTCGCGGCGCTGGAGGCGTGCGATCCGGGTGGGGTGGCCGAGCCGGAGGCGTCGCTCGAAATCGTGCCGGACTCCGTAACCCTGACGCATATCGGACAACAGTTCGCGTTCACGGTTCGAGGACGAGGCGGGACGGGGTTGGGCCAAGTGCGTTGGAGCAGCCGGGACACGACCGTGTTCGTGGTGGACGGGAACGGCTCCGCGACGGCGCGTGGCAACGGCGTGGCGTACGTGCAGGCTTCGGACCTGAAATCGGCGGACCAGGCGTTGGTGCAGGTGCGTCAAGCCGCGGATGCTCTGGAACCGTTCGGGGAGGGACAGCAGGCGGCCCGTGGACTGTCTCCCCCCGATCCGGTCGGGGTGCGGGTGCTTGACGCCGGTGGCGCGCCGGTATCCGGGGTGGCCGTGCGGTTCGAGGCTGGCGTGGGCGGTGGCAGGGTCGAGCCCGGTGTCGTGCACAGCGACAGCGCGGGGCTGGCTGCGGCCCAGTGGACGCTGGGGCCGGAGCCGGGAAGGCAGACGCTGGCGGTATCGGCGGAGGGCGTGGCCGAGATCGAGATCGCGGCGACGGCGCTGGAGCCGGACGAGGCGGTGGCCTCATTCGAGGTGCAGTTGGGAGAAGGTCGGTGGGCATGGAGCGGACGGGCGTTGGCTGAGCCTATCGTGGTGGCGGCCTTGGACGAGGGCGGGCGACCCGTGCCCGGTGCAACCGTGCGGTTCGAGCCGGAGGCCGGGAGCGGTCGCGTGGATCCCGAGACGGTTGCGACGGATAGCGTGGGGGTGGCTTCGACCAATTGGACCCTTGGGGCAACCCACGGACTCCAAACGCTTTCCGTCTCCACGGGCGGCGTCACCGTGGAGGTCAACGCGACCGCTCGGGACCCCGATGGGGCCGTCGCCTCGATCGAAACACACTCCGGAGAACAACAGTGGGCTCTGGCGGGGCACGCATTGCCGGACCCAGTCTCGGTGCGCGTGGTGGACGAGGGTGGGGAGCCGGTCTGGGGCGCGACTGTGACATTTGAGGCGGAGGCAGGGAGCGGGGGGGCACATCCGGGAACAGCCACGACGGACAGCCTCGGGCTGGCGACGACCGTTTGGACGCTGGGGCAAACCCTTGGCGTGCAACGGCTGGGGGTGACGGCGGGCGGCGCGGCGATGACGTTCGAGGCGACGGCAGTATCGGACGAGGGCGTGTGCAACCGGACCCCGGTCGTGAGCGCCGAGATCGCCAGAAGGGCTCGCGTCGGGAGCTGCGCCGAGGTGACGGAGGAAATGCTCGGACGTATTACCAGCCTCGACTTGGGAGGCAAGGGGATCACGCGGCTTCGGAGCGGCGATTTCGAAGGGCTTGTCGCGATGAGAAGCCTGTTTCTGAATGTAAACCGATTGCAGGAGTTGCCCCCGGATCTCTTACAAGGTCTCCCGTCGCTATCGAAGCTGTGGTTGGGATTCAACCCGCTTGGTGAGCTTCCGCCGGACATCTTCGCGGGTCTGACCAACCTTGCCGAACTGGTACTCAGCACGGCTGGCCTCGCGACGCTGCCGCCGGGGGTGTTTGACGACCTTGCGGGCCTGGAACGGCTGTATCTGGATGACAACTCGTTCGAGTCGCTGCCGCCGGATGCCTTCGCGTCGATGTCGGAACTCAAGGTGCTGTACCTGAGCGAGAATGAGCTGAGGGAGTTGCCGCCAGAACTCCTCAAGCCGACGACGCAGCTGGAGCTACTCTTCGCCGGGAGAAACCGTTTGACTCGCGTGCCGGAGGGGGTGTTCGCGGGGTTGTCAAAGCTGAGGACTCTGGACTTGACAACCAATTGGATCGAGGATCTGTCGCCGGGTGCTTTCGAGGGGCTGTCGAGCTTGGAGGGGATCAGGCTGGAGACCAACCGTCTGTATTCGCTGCCGCCGCGTCTTTTCGCAGGTCTGTCGAGCCTGAGGTATGTGCGCCTGTTCGGCAACCCCGGCATACCGTTCCCGGTGCACGCGCACTTGGTGCGAGCCGACACATCCGACTTGCTCGCGCCCGGACCGGCGCGCGTCGAACTCCGAGTGCCTGGAGGCGCACCGTTTGCGTTCCGTGTCCCCTTGTCCGTGCAGCGAGGCAGCGCTTCCAGCGGCTTTCTGGCCGTGGAGGTGGGCGATACGGTCGGCCGCGCGGTGGAAGTGACGCCGACGGGCGCGGAGGCGGTGTACCTGAGCCTCGGTGCGCCCCCGACCCCTCCCGAGGGATTCAATGAGTTTCGCGTGGTGGCGGGCGATCCGATCGCGCTGTTCGCCGAGGCGGGCAACCGGACGCCGGTGATCCGGTCGGTGGTCCCGGCGCACCGATTGCAGGCGTCAGGACCGACAGCCAGACTGGCGCTCGCCGAGTACTTCGGCGACCCGGACGGCGACTCGCTCGTCTACGAGGCAAAATCCGGCGACCCGCGCGTGGCCGGAGTGAGGATAGACGGCGGGACGCTGTGGCTGGAGCCGGGAGCGGTCGACACGACGGAGGTCGAGGTGACGGCGACCGATCCGGAAGGGCTGCGTGCCGTACAGCGGTTCCGGACGTGGGTGGTTCCGGCGCCGGACCCCGGCGCTTTCAACATCGAACTGATCTTCGGTCCCGGCTTCACGGAGGAGGCGAAGGAGGAGATCCGGCGGGCGGCGGAGCGCTGGACGGAAGTGGTGGTCGGGGACTTGCCGGACGTGCCGGTGGACGGCGAGGGACCGGAGTACTGCACCAACCGCGCCCCGACGCCGCGCTTGACGGGCGTCGTTGACGACTTGCTGATCTACATGCACATGAGGCCAGGGGATGGGCGTTCGATCGGATTGGCGACCGAGTGCAGTCGGCGCGAGGAGTCCGGGCTGGCCATCATTGGGGCGAACTGGTTCTCGGGCGTCTTCCACTCGCCCCCCCACAACTACACCTTCCATGGGACGGCGATGCACGAGATCGGGCATGTCCTGGGGATCGGCGACTGGGAAATCAAGGACTGGCACAACGACCCACATTTCCCCGGTCCGCTCGCCGTGGCGGCGTTCGATGCCGCGGGAGGCAAAGGCTATGCCGGGGCCAAGGTCCCGGTCGAGGACCAAGCCACGTTGGGCGGCAGCGGCAAGTGGATTCACTGGCGGCGGCGGGTCATGCCGGACGATGTGATGTCGCTCGGTTCCGGAGAGCTGGTGACCGCGATCACGGTCCAGGCGCTGGCGGATCTGGGCCACGAGGTCGACGTGAGCAAGGCGGATCCGTACACGCTGCCCACGCAGGCCCAAGGCGATGTCGGTGGCGGTAGCGTAGACGCCGGGGGCGTGGAGTTGGAAGTGACCGTCGACGACGTCATCCGGGTTCCGGTGGAGGTCGTGGACAGGGACGGCAAGGTGGTGAGGGTCATCCGGCCCTGA